From Patescibacteria group bacterium, a single genomic window includes:
- a CDS encoding UDP-N-acetylglucosamine--N-acetylmuramyl-(pentapeptide) pyrophosphoryl-undecaprenol N-acetylglucosamine transferase, with amino-acid sequence MKIILVGGGTGGSVAPLIAIAKQIKKINFRAEFLFVGTKQGIPEKQMVGFVDIPYKSIFSGKLRRYFSFKNIIDPFFIIMGFIQSIFIILKYKPVIILSAGGFVAVPLSWAGWLLRKQIFIHQQDVLPGLANKLISLIATKITVSLDKSLNDFNNKKTVLTGNPVRDFILQGSKDKAIEFFNLKNDLPVLLVISGGTGSDKINRTIFTAVPELTKFCQIIHITGKKYDKIPYHSNYHQYKFLNKQMPDAYAGADLIISRAGMGVLTEVSVLAKPVIIIPIPNSHQENNAEYFFNKNAGWLLPQSKLSANAITDKVRSLLSAKEELFLKSRNIAKINNSQSSRKIAELILKTYAQKKN; translated from the coding sequence ATGAAAATAATATTAGTGGGAGGTGGCACGGGCGGTTCGGTTGCTCCTTTAATTGCCATTGCTAAACAAATAAAAAAAATTAATTTTAGAGCAGAGTTTTTGTTTGTTGGCACCAAACAAGGAATTCCTGAGAAACAAATGGTTGGTTTTGTGGACATTCCATATAAGTCAATTTTCTCAGGCAAGTTAAGGAGATATTTTAGTTTTAAAAATATTATTGACCCCTTTTTTATAATAATGGGTTTCATCCAGTCAATTTTTATTATATTAAAATACAAGCCAGTTATTATTTTAAGCGCAGGCGGGTTTGTGGCCGTGCCATTGTCTTGGGCTGGCTGGTTATTAAGAAAGCAGATTTTTATTCATCAGCAAGATGTTTTGCCTGGTTTGGCAAATAAATTAATATCATTAATAGCCACCAAAATAACAGTTAGTTTAGACAAATCATTGAATGACTTTAATAATAAGAAAACAGTTTTAACAGGTAATCCGGTTAGAGATTTTATATTACAAGGTAGCAAAGATAAAGCAATTGAATTTTTTAATTTAAAAAATGATTTGCCTGTTTTATTAGTTATTTCAGGTGGTACTGGCTCTGATAAGATAAATAGAACAATTTTTACAGCCGTGCCTGAATTGACAAAATTCTGTCAAATAATTCATATTACTGGTAAAAAGTATGATAAAATTCCATATCATTCTAATTATCATCAATATAAGTTTTTAAATAAACAAATGCCAGATGCTTATGCTGGAGCAGATTTAATTATTTCGCGGGCTGGCATGGGTGTTTTAACAGAAGTTAGTGTTTTGGCAAAGCCAGTTATCATAATTCCTATTCCTAATTCTCATCAGGAAAATAATGCTGAATATTTTTTTAATAAAAATGCTGGCTGGCTTTTACCTCAGTCAAAATTAAGTGCTAACGCAATCACAGACAAGGTAAGGTCTTTATTGTCTGCCAAAGAGGAGTTATTTCTTAAGAGCAGGAATATAGCTAAAATAAATAATAGTCAATCATCTAGAAAAATAGCAGAATTAATTCTTAAAACATATGCCCAAAAAAAGAATTAA